A window from Leuconostoc mesenteroides subsp. mesenteroides encodes these proteins:
- a CDS encoding XRE family transcriptional regulator, translating to MNNLKKLQELTGISTIEIADALDIEVETVEAWQNEEKVPSVGDFEALSGIFSSQLDAQGIDTQSTKHPIHIRLSVDYLLNLGITLSDWITLKWAFEGQWNNDQLVVGFFSNNQLVRVISTESEFSNAFAGYLILQTEGEFEPYIDEFDNDTEYDWRLLRLNDKKFVDITNNLIAANLPVIS from the coding sequence ATGAATAACTTAAAAAAACTACAAGAACTAACTGGAATTTCAACAATAGAGATCGCTGATGCATTAGATATTGAGGTAGAAACTGTTGAAGCATGGCAAAATGAAGAAAAAGTCCCCAGTGTGGGTGATTTTGAAGCCTTAAGTGGCATCTTCTCCTCTCAATTGGATGCTCAAGGAATCGACACCCAGTCTACTAAGCATCCAATTCATATCCGTTTATCTGTGGACTATTTATTGAACCTTGGAATAACACTTTCAGATTGGATTACCTTAAAGTGGGCCTTTGAAGGTCAGTGGAATAATGATCAGTTAGTCGTCGGATTTTTTTCTAATAACCAATTAGTACGCGTTATTAGCACTGAAAGTGAATTTTCGAATGCTTTTGCAGGCTATCTGATTTTACAAACTGAAGGTGAATTTGAACCATATATTGATGAATTTGATAATGACACGGAATACGATTGGCGCTTGTTACGTTTGAATGATAAAAAGTTTGTTGATATAACTAATAATTTAATTGCAGCCAATTTACCAGTCATCAGCTAA
- a CDS encoding amidohydrolase, producing MPVSEEDLKTYRRDLHKIPELALAEVKTHQYLLGKIQSWQTDFMTIRQVEELPTALFVKFSGTNPRRTIGYRADIDALPVTEDTGLPFASTHKGVMHACGHDVHMSLALGLVQYFSKHQPQDNLIIFFQPAEESKSGGKLAVDLGIFEGEWCPDEFYGIHDQPNLPAGTLSTLAGTLFAGTAELEIDIYGQGGHAAYPHLGKDPIVISAELIMLLQTVVSRNVDPIEGGVVSLGMISGGFTNNVIPDTVHLAGTVRSMTKSGLDKMTTRIRQIVEGVALANDVKINVRLETGSYLPVENNPKLANNLLSFMEQRQDIAFEEAKPAMTGEDFGYILQHIPGVMLWLGVNDNHSLHSAKLNIDEAALLPGFNALKDFIEWRMSQGE from the coding sequence ATGCCAGTTAGTGAAGAAGATTTAAAAACCTATCGTCGTGACTTGCATAAAATTCCAGAACTTGCTTTAGCGGAAGTTAAAACGCATCAGTATTTACTAGGAAAAATTCAATCCTGGCAAACTGATTTTATGACAATCCGTCAAGTAGAAGAACTACCTACGGCATTGTTTGTGAAATTCTCTGGGACCAATCCAAGACGGACGATTGGATATCGTGCTGATATTGACGCGCTACCAGTTACAGAAGATACTGGGTTACCGTTTGCATCAACTCACAAAGGTGTTATGCATGCATGTGGTCATGATGTTCATATGTCTTTAGCTTTGGGATTAGTTCAGTATTTTAGTAAACATCAACCTCAAGACAATTTAATTATCTTTTTTCAACCGGCTGAAGAGTCAAAAAGTGGTGGCAAATTAGCTGTTGATTTAGGTATTTTTGAAGGTGAGTGGTGTCCTGATGAGTTTTATGGCATTCATGATCAACCCAATTTGCCTGCTGGAACTTTAAGTACATTAGCGGGTACTTTATTTGCCGGAACGGCTGAACTCGAAATCGACATCTACGGTCAAGGTGGTCATGCGGCCTATCCTCATTTAGGTAAGGATCCAATTGTTATTTCGGCTGAATTAATTATGTTATTACAAACGGTTGTATCGCGTAACGTCGACCCGATAGAAGGTGGCGTAGTGAGTCTTGGAATGATTAGCGGCGGCTTTACAAATAATGTTATTCCAGACACTGTGCATCTTGCCGGAACAGTTCGTAGTATGACCAAAAGCGGCTTGGATAAAATGACAACACGAATTCGTCAAATAGTTGAAGGCGTAGCATTGGCAAATGATGTCAAGATTAATGTTCGACTTGAAACAGGAAGTTATTTACCTGTTGAAAATAATCCTAAATTAGCTAATAATTTGTTGAGTTTCATGGAACAGCGTCAAGATATTGCATTTGAAGAAGCAAAACCTGCGATGACGGGTGAGGATTTTGGTTATATATTACAACACATTCCTGGTGTCATGCTTTGGCTTGGTGTCAATGATAATCATTCACTGCACAGTGCGAAGTTAAACATCGATGAAGCAGCTTTGTTACCAGGATTCAATGCTTTGAAAGATTTTATTGAGTGGCGAATGTCACAAGGAGAATAA
- the dapD gene encoding 2,3,4,5-tetrahydropyridine-2,6-dicarboxylate N-acetyltransferase: protein MAENEAQKLINFIANAKKITPVKVTYKGTLATEVPDTVQQFGNESFGQLIGDWSEIESLIKNLPPTDVFIENDSRNSAVPLLDKKEINARIEPGAIIRDQVEIGDNAVIMLGAVINIGAEIGANTMIDMGAVLGGRAIVGENSHIGAGAVLAGVIEPASAQPVRVGNNVLVGANAVVIEGVQVGDGAVVAAGAIVTKDVPANTVVAGVPAKIIKEIDSKTQQKTALIDALRGL, encoded by the coding sequence ATGGCTGAAAACGAAGCACAAAAACTAATTAATTTCATTGCAAATGCAAAAAAAATTACCCCAGTAAAAGTTACCTATAAAGGTACATTGGCAACTGAAGTGCCGGATACTGTGCAACAATTTGGCAATGAATCATTTGGACAATTAATTGGTGATTGGTCTGAAATTGAATCATTAATTAAGAATCTACCACCCACAGATGTATTTATTGAAAATGATTCACGTAACTCTGCTGTTCCTTTGCTTGACAAAAAAGAAATTAACGCGCGTATTGAACCAGGTGCTATTATTCGCGATCAAGTTGAAATTGGTGATAATGCGGTGATTATGTTGGGTGCTGTGATTAATATTGGTGCAGAGATTGGTGCCAACACAATGATTGACATGGGTGCTGTACTTGGTGGCCGTGCCATTGTTGGTGAAAATTCCCATATTGGTGCTGGTGCAGTATTAGCTGGTGTGATTGAACCAGCATCTGCTCAACCTGTTCGAGTCGGGAATAATGTTTTAGTTGGCGCTAATGCTGTTGTTATTGAAGGCGTACAGGTCGGTGACGGCGCAGTAGTTGCGGCCGGCGCAATCGTCACAAAAGATGTACCAGCAAATACAGTAGTTGCTGGTGTTCCTGCAAAAATCATTAAGGAGATTGATTCGAAAACGCAACAAAAGACTGCGTTAATTGATGCATTGCGAGGATTATAA
- a CDS encoding phosphotransferase, with translation MYLGNDFVTRLGIEKPHDLERVRGGDINEAFSLYSNNQRYFLKIQQNAQASFFDHEVAGLKALGEKVIVPDVLAQGQLQGHAYLVLSWINQGNGSQPELARSLVKIHQATAPKFGFDSDNLVDFVPKNNTWRSSWAEFFVKQRLDPLMAQAQKNNFWLTQRGDHYSNLRETILNDNHSQTVQPSLLHGDFWAGNFMFNKQGKPVFIDPNVFYGDREYDLAISRVFAGFSQSFYDQYMQEWPLDDGWQKRQKWYEFYYILMHFTRFGDIYAPRMNKLLTSF, from the coding sequence ATGTACTTAGGCAATGATTTTGTTACTCGTTTAGGAATTGAAAAACCACATGATTTAGAAAGAGTTCGCGGTGGCGATATTAACGAGGCGTTTTCACTCTATTCGAATAACCAACGCTATTTTTTAAAGATTCAACAAAATGCTCAAGCAAGTTTTTTTGACCATGAAGTTGCTGGTTTAAAGGCTCTCGGAGAAAAGGTGATTGTACCAGATGTTTTAGCACAAGGTCAGTTACAAGGACACGCTTACTTAGTCTTGTCGTGGATTAATCAAGGCAATGGATCACAACCTGAATTGGCACGGTCACTGGTTAAAATTCACCAAGCTACAGCACCTAAGTTTGGATTTGATAGTGATAATCTAGTAGATTTTGTGCCTAAGAATAATACTTGGCGGTCTTCTTGGGCTGAATTTTTTGTGAAACAACGCTTGGATCCGCTAATGGCACAAGCGCAAAAAAATAATTTTTGGCTGACTCAACGTGGGGATCACTATAGTAATTTACGTGAAACCATATTAAATGATAATCACTCGCAAACAGTTCAACCATCATTACTGCATGGTGATTTCTGGGCAGGAAATTTTATGTTCAATAAGCAAGGTAAACCTGTATTTATTGATCCTAACGTATTCTATGGTGATCGAGAATATGATCTAGCGATTTCAAGAGTGTTTGCTGGCTTTAGCCAATCGTTTTATGATCAATATATGCAAGAGTGGCCATTGGACGATGGTTGGCAAAAACGTCAAAAATGGTATGAATTTTATTATATACTGATGCACTTTACACGCTTTGGTGATATTTATGCACCGAGAATGAACAAATTATTAACGTCTTTTTAA
- the lysA gene encoding diaminopimelate decarboxylase, producing the protein MTYPTNEKQHLTVDGVDTIELAKAYGTPLAVYDVTLIRKTMRAFKRIFEQEGVPYVVSYAGKAFATKAIYQVAAQEDIHADVVSGGELYTAIKADFPTHHLSFNGNNKSYDELMMAVENGVGTIIVDNFLELQLLSEITTEKNVVQDILLRISPGISAHTHEFISTGQQDSKFGFDLQTGQAKQAYDIAIKDIHLHLRGLHAHIGSQIFDVTGFEKNAALLADTAYSWGWQPEVINTGGGFGIRYTDEDQPLPESEFADAIIRVLKEKATQYNWTMPEIWIEPGRSIVGPAGQTLYTVGSRKDIPEIRNYLAVDGGMGDNIRPALYQANYEAVLANQPNAKSEEIVRIAGKYCESGDVLVWQEELPATKPGDILSVLATGAYGYAMASNYNRNPRPAVVFVENGQHQVVVERETFEHMISLDQNYTLGDK; encoded by the coding sequence ATGACATATCCAACAAATGAAAAGCAACATCTGACAGTTGATGGTGTTGATACAATCGAACTGGCAAAAGCATATGGCACGCCGTTAGCAGTTTACGACGTAACACTTATTCGTAAGACGATGAGGGCGTTTAAGCGCATTTTTGAACAAGAAGGTGTCCCATATGTAGTAAGTTATGCTGGTAAAGCTTTTGCTACGAAAGCAATTTATCAGGTGGCGGCTCAAGAGGATATTCACGCTGATGTCGTGTCTGGTGGCGAATTATACACGGCAATTAAAGCTGATTTTCCAACCCATCATCTTAGCTTTAATGGTAACAATAAAAGCTATGATGAACTTATGATGGCTGTTGAAAATGGTGTAGGAACAATTATTGTTGATAATTTTCTTGAGCTACAGTTACTATCAGAAATCACAACGGAAAAAAATGTTGTTCAAGATATTTTACTACGTATTTCACCAGGAATTTCAGCCCATACGCATGAATTTATTAGTACCGGCCAGCAAGATAGTAAATTCGGATTTGATTTACAAACGGGTCAAGCCAAGCAGGCTTATGATATTGCGATAAAAGATATTCATCTTCACTTGCGTGGCTTACATGCCCACATCGGATCACAAATATTTGATGTGACTGGTTTTGAGAAAAATGCAGCGTTACTAGCAGATACGGCTTACTCATGGGGATGGCAACCAGAAGTCATTAATACTGGGGGTGGATTTGGTATTCGTTATACTGATGAGGATCAACCTTTGCCAGAAAGCGAGTTTGCTGACGCTATTATCCGTGTTTTGAAAGAAAAGGCTACGCAATACAATTGGACAATGCCAGAAATATGGATTGAACCTGGTCGTTCGATTGTCGGACCAGCTGGGCAAACTTTGTATACAGTTGGATCTCGTAAAGATATACCAGAAATTAGAAATTATTTAGCTGTAGATGGTGGTATGGGAGACAATATTCGTCCGGCACTTTATCAAGCGAATTACGAAGCGGTTTTAGCTAATCAACCAAATGCTAAAAGTGAAGAGATTGTGCGAATTGCTGGTAAGTATTGCGAGTCTGGTGATGTATTGGTGTGGCAGGAAGAATTACCAGCAACAAAGCCAGGTGATATTTTATCTGTACTTGCAACAGGTGCGTACGGTTACGCAATGGCTTCGAATTATAACCGAAATCCACGACCGGCCGTTGTCTTCGTGGAAAACGGTCAACATCAAGTGGTTGTTGAACGTGAAACTTTTGAACATATGATCAGTTTAGATCAGAATTACACTCTAGGAGATAAATAA